CCAGTTCAACACTTTCTCCCGATTCTAACTTAGGCGCTACCTCATTAGCATTTAATGCATTCAGCGACTGTCCGAAAGCTTTGATATTTTTCCCCAAAATTGGTCCTGCCACCTTAAAGTCAGGTTTTAAGCTAAAGTCCATATATTCATTAAGATCTTTTTCAAATATGACTTCTTTGACATTTAGTTCTTCCTTTAGCAATGGCACTAAATGCGTAATATCCTTTTCATATTTACCATCGATATGAATTTTTTGAAGTGGTTGACGCACTTTTAACCTAGTTTTTTCTCTGGCTGCTCTCCCTAAGGTTACCAAATCTCGGACAAGATCCATTCTCTCTTCTACTTTCTTATCAATTAAAGAATGATCTGCAACTGGCAGGTAAGAAGTATGGACCGATTCGTCTCCTGTCAGGTTTTGGTATAGCTCTTCTGTAACAAAAGGAGCAAAGGGCGCTGACAGTTGTATAACCCCTACTAAAACTTCATAAGTTGTATTGTAAACTGCCTTTTTATCTTCGCTTAGATCCGAAGCCCAGAATCGTCTCCTAGCTCTTCGTATATACCAGTTAGAAAAGTCTTCATTAACAAAATCCTGAATTTTCCTCACGGCTTTCGTTAAATCATAAACATCCATTTCTTTTCGAACATCTTCAACCAGATGATGATATTTGGATATGATCCAACGATCCAGCTCCGGCCTGTTTTCTTCAGGAATAGTAAAATTCCTTGGATTGATATTGTCCGTATTGGCATATAAGGTGAAAAAACTATAGATATTTTCTAATGTTGAAAAAAACTTACTCTTTACTTCTTTCAGCCCTTCAATATCGAAGCGAGTAGGTGTCCACGCCGGAGAAACATATAGTAAATACCAGCGTAAAATATCCGCCCCAAATCGATCAAACAGTTCAAAGGGATCTACTGTATTTCCTTTTGACTTAGACATCTTTTGCCCATCTTTATCCAGAATCAAGTCATTTACAAGCACATTCTTATAAGGCGCTGTCCCTTTCACAAAACTTGAGATAGCAAGCAAAGAATAAAACCAACCTCTTGTCTGATCGATCCCTTCACAAATAAAATCGGCGGGAAACAATTTTTCATCAAACTCTGCTTCGTTTTCGAAAGGATAATGTTGTTGTGCAAAGGGCATTGACCCACTATCAAACCAGCAATCAATTACCTCTGGCACACGTTTCATTTCACCATTGCATTCTTCACACTTAATATACACTTCATCAACGTAAGGTCGATGCAGTTCAATGGTTTCACTAATTTCTGTTATAGAATTTTCCACAAGTTCTTTTCTAGAACCAATGGATCTTTTAGCGCCACATTCACAAACCCATATATTTAGCGGCGTTCCCCAATATCGATTTCTAGAAATAGCCCAGTCATTCAGATTCTCCAACCAGTTCCCAAATCGTTTCTCTCCAACAAAGTCCGGATACCAGTTAACGGCATTGTTGTTTTCTATTAACTGATCTTTAATTTTGGTCATTTCTATATACCAGCTTGGCTTTCCATAATAAAGCAAAGGTGTGGAACATCTCCAGCAATGTGGATAATTATGAGCCAATCTCTCCTTTTGGAACAGCTTTCCTTCCGATCTAAGCCACTTTACAATGTCCGGATCAGCATCTATGACAAATTGTCCTTTCCAAGGAGTTTCTGTATATTTCCCTTCCTGATCAACAGGTTGCAGCACCGGCAATCCATATGCTCGTCCTGTATTATAGTCATCTTCTCCAAAAGCAGGAGCCATGTGTACAATGCCCGTTCCGTCATCTGTGGTAACGAAGTCTCCAAGGGTTACAAAAAAGGCTTTTTTATCTGGTTGAACAAAGGGCATTAATTGTTCATATTCAATATATTCCAATTCTTTACCTTTTAACTCTTGTATTACTTCATACTCTTCCCCGATTACTTTTTCCGCTAATCCTTTTGCAACATAATAGATATTTCCTTCTGACTTCACCTTTAAATAATCAATTTCCGGATTTACGCATAAAGCAACGTTGGAAGCAAGCGTCCAAGGTGTCGTTGTCCATACTAAGAAATATTCCTCTTTATCTTTTCGCTTGAAAGCCACTGTAACCGTTTCGCTTTTTATCTCCTTGTATCCCAAAGAAACTTCGTGTGAAGCAAGACCTGTACCACATCGCGGACAGTATGGAAGGATTTTATGACCATCATAAATATAGCCTTCTTCAAAAAATTTATTCAAGATCCACCATACTGATTCAATATAGTTGTTATCCAATGTAATATAAGGATGATCCATATCAATGGCATATCCCATACGTCTCGTCATCTCTCTCCATTGCTTTTCATAGGAAAATACAGATTCACGACACTTTTCATTAAACTCAGCAATACCATATTCTTCTATTTCTTGCTTACTGCTTAAACTTAATTGTTTTTCCACTTCTATTTCTACAGGTAGTCCATGTGTATCCCAGCCTGCTTTTCTACGAACTTGTTTTCCAAGCATTGTGTGGTACCGGCATACAGAATCTTTTAATGTTCGTGAAATAACATGATGAATACCAGGTTTCCCATTGGCTGTAGGTGGTCCTTCATAAAAAACAAAAGAGTCTTTCCCTTCACGGCTGGTGATGCTTTTTTCTAGTATCTTTGCCTCATCCCAATACTGATTAATCTTGTTTTCTCTTTCTGCTATTGGTGTCTGAGATAATTCTTTAAATTGACACATCAAGCTCATCCTTTCTCAGTTCATTTATTTCATTCTTTTATAGAAGCAAAAAATCCCTGAGCTAAGCGCCCAGGGACGATTGTCAATCGCGGTACCACCCTGATTACAGTTCAAAAACTGCCTCTCGATACCGTTATCGCCGGCTTACGGAAGCTCCTACACTTGTCAAAGCTTCAACTCCAAGGTGATCCATGCAAAGCTTTGTATGAACCTTCCAGCCCAGGGTTCATTCTCTGCTCACAAAATTCTTTGCAACGTCCTTATCATCGTTCTACTAATGATGTTTACCAATTATATCGATATATTCTTTTTAAGTCAAGTTACTGACCATAGAAATACTTTCTAAAAAATTAAGTTAAAAGGCATTTTATCTTAAGAGATTATTCTTTACTTATGCGCATCATCCATCGGTAAGCTAAAGAAGAAATGGGAACCTTCGCTTTCGACACTGTCAACCCATATTTCTCCGTGATGACCATCTACAATACGTTTTGCAATTGCTAAACCTAAACCTGTGCTTTTTTCATTTTCTGTTGGCCTGGTGCTTAGTTTACTAAACTCAGAAAACACCTGATCAATTTCATCCATCGGAATCCCAGGTCCTTCATCCGAAACACATGTTAGAAGATAACGATCACGATGTGTTACTTTAACACTTATTTTTGTTTTTTTATAGGAAAACTTGATGGCATTCCCTATTAAATTATTAACAACTTGCATGATCTTGTTTCGGTCATAATAAAGCATTAAAGGTTTATCCGATAAAGTTAGTTCCATTTTAATATCTTTTTTTACAGCTAATGGTTGATTGATCATAACACTTTCTCTTATGGTTTCTGCATAATCATGGTAACCTATATCTAATTCCAATTTTCCACTTTCAATACGGCTGATTTCAAGCAAATCATCTACCAGACGACTCATATATTCACTAACCTCATAAATATCCTTCAAAAACAACCGTTGTTCATCAGTCATTTTATCTGAATCATCCAGTAAAAACCACGACACATTCTGGATCGCACTGATAGGATTTCTCAAATCATGTGTAACTGTTCCAAGAAATTTGTTTTTTAATGATATGGCTTCTTTTAATTCACGCCGTTGTTCTTCAATTTCTGTTATATCATCTACCACTACCATGACCATGCTCTCGTTTTTATAATAAATATGCCGCGTAGTAAAAACAAAGGTTTTCTCTATTTTTTTGTCGTTTATATATAAGCTGCGATTTACTTTTTCTTTATAAGTAGGTATCTGATGTTTAAGAACTTTTAAAAGTCCTTTTCTAAAATCGCATAAATCGCAAAAAGAAGTATGCTGACAATCTTTATTCTCTTCAATAGCATGGCTACAATTTATAGCATTTCCAAATATTTGGTATGTCATGTTTTTAATATCTTGTCCGAAAGATTCTTCCACTGCACCATTAACACACTGAATTCTTAACTGCTGATCCAGTATAAATATTAGCGAAGTTATGTGATTTAAAAGTGTGTTTAGAAATTCGTTTGACTCTTTCAATTGGTTCAGATCAACTTTCATTCAATAACTCCTTTTCACATTTCTTCTGGCTAATTCTCTGAATAACATACCTGATCTACAAAGATTGTATGGTCAATCATCAAATCTCTTAACGCTCTATTTTCGATACATTTCACTACTGGTCTTGTAGGATATCCATCATGCAAGCGAACAACAATGCCTATTTCTCCACTATTTAACCTAACCCTAGTCCCTAAAGGATATACAACTATATTTCGAATAAATTGAGTAGTTAATGCTTGATCTAAATGAGTCCCTACAATCGTCATCAGATATTCTATGGCATCATGAGGCAGCATCGCTCTTTTGTATATTCTTTCCGCCGTAATAGCATCATATACATCACAAATAGCGGCCATCTTAGAAAAAAGGTGAATATGATCCCAGTTAAGTTTTCGTGGATATCCCTGCATATCCACTCTTTCATGATGCTCTAATGCCACTCTCGCAACAAATTCCGGATAATGAAGTTTGTTTTTTAAGATATCATATCCAATCTCAGAATGTTTTTTCATTGTTTCCATTTCACTAAACGATAATTTGGCTGGCTTCAATAAAATGGAATCATCAATAGCTGTTTTGCCAATATCATGAAGCAGTCCCGCAAGAGCTGCCTGTTCCAGATCATTTTTATTCATTGTTAATGTTTTTCCCAATACAATCATAAATATAGCAACATCCAACGAATGAATATATGTGTACACGTCTTTACGACGTATCCCTTCCAAGCCTAAATAAACATGTTTATACTTTCCAATACTCTCTACTAATTCTTTGGCCGTTTCTCTCATGGTTGCTTTACTAAAATGTTGATGACGCTTAAAAGTTTCCAGTTCTGAACTTAAAGCTGCAAAAGAGTCATTATAGACTTTTTTTACAGCTTCAATTTCACGAATAACCGACTCATCAAAGTGTTCATAGTGATCCTCAACTTGTTCGTAACCAGTAATATCCACGCTAAAGCTGTCAATATTATTTCGCAGTAGTTGTTCTCTTAATTTGGGTGTCATTATTTTTCCTTTAGGAACAAGAATGGCCCCATGGGAATTGTATAGATCATGAGAAATTGGAGATCCATTTTCAATTTGAGACAAGTATAGTTTTTTCATGAAATGCTCTCCTTATCTTTCTCTATTTCAAGTACCTACGCAAGGGATAAGGCTATTTCCATCATATCATTGAAGGTCTTCTGCCGTTCTTCAGATGTGGTTTGTTCCCCGGTAATAAAATGATCACTAACTGTTAAAACAGATAGGGCTTTAACACCATATTTTGCTGCCAATGAATATAGCTCTGCCGTTTCCATCTCAACGGCTAACACACCATAAGAAGCCCACATTTTCCATTCTTCAGGATCTTCATGGTAAAAGCTGTCTGAGGTCAATACCGAACCTACTTTAGGATCCAGCCCTTTTGTCCTAGCTGTTTCAACTGCCTTTTCTAGTA
This genomic interval from Tindallia magadiensis contains the following:
- the ileS gene encoding isoleucine--tRNA ligase — translated: MCQFKELSQTPIAERENKINQYWDEAKILEKSITSREGKDSFVFYEGPPTANGKPGIHHVISRTLKDSVCRYHTMLGKQVRRKAGWDTHGLPVEIEVEKQLSLSSKQEIEEYGIAEFNEKCRESVFSYEKQWREMTRRMGYAIDMDHPYITLDNNYIESVWWILNKFFEEGYIYDGHKILPYCPRCGTGLASHEVSLGYKEIKSETVTVAFKRKDKEEYFLVWTTTPWTLASNVALCVNPEIDYLKVKSEGNIYYVAKGLAEKVIGEEYEVIQELKGKELEYIEYEQLMPFVQPDKKAFFVTLGDFVTTDDGTGIVHMAPAFGEDDYNTGRAYGLPVLQPVDQEGKYTETPWKGQFVIDADPDIVKWLRSEGKLFQKERLAHNYPHCWRCSTPLLYYGKPSWYIEMTKIKDQLIENNNAVNWYPDFVGEKRFGNWLENLNDWAISRNRYWGTPLNIWVCECGAKRSIGSRKELVENSITEISETIELHRPYVDEVYIKCEECNGEMKRVPEVIDCWFDSGSMPFAQQHYPFENEAEFDEKLFPADFICEGIDQTRGWFYSLLAISSFVKGTAPYKNVLVNDLILDKDGQKMSKSKGNTVDPFELFDRFGADILRWYLLYVSPAWTPTRFDIEGLKEVKSKFFSTLENIYSFFTLYANTDNINPRNFTIPEENRPELDRWIISKYHHLVEDVRKEMDVYDLTKAVRKIQDFVNEDFSNWYIRRARRRFWASDLSEDKKAVYNTTYEVLVGVIQLSAPFAPFVTEELYQNLTGDESVHTSYLPVADHSLIDKKVEERMDLVRDLVTLGRAAREKTRLKVRQPLQKIHIDGKYEKDITHLVPLLKEELNVKEVIFEKDLNEYMDFSLKPDFKVAGPILGKNIKAFGQSLNALNANEVAPKLESGESVELEINGEKRDISKELVMIGISAKEGFTVEMENNRFVILDTTLTEALTNEGLAREFVSKIQQMRKSNGYEVMDQIEIFFSSEDEVKKAVQLWESYIKEETLAQTIQTKIDSGFEKVSLNGYEAMIRIEKIK
- a CDS encoding HD-GYP domain-containing protein; amino-acid sequence: MKKLYLSQIENGSPISHDLYNSHGAILVPKGKIMTPKLREQLLRNNIDSFSVDITGYEQVEDHYEHFDESVIREIEAVKKVYNDSFAALSSELETFKRHQHFSKATMRETAKELVESIGKYKHVYLGLEGIRRKDVYTYIHSLDVAIFMIVLGKTLTMNKNDLEQAALAGLLHDIGKTAIDDSILLKPAKLSFSEMETMKKHSEIGYDILKNKLHYPEFVARVALEHHERVDMQGYPRKLNWDHIHLFSKMAAICDVYDAITAERIYKRAMLPHDAIEYLMTIVGTHLDQALTTQFIRNIVVYPLGTRVRLNSGEIGIVVRLHDGYPTRPVVKCIENRALRDLMIDHTIFVDQVCYSEN
- a CDS encoding sensor histidine kinase gives rise to the protein MKVDLNQLKESNEFLNTLLNHITSLIFILDQQLRIQCVNGAVEESFGQDIKNMTYQIFGNAINCSHAIEENKDCQHTSFCDLCDFRKGLLKVLKHQIPTYKEKVNRSLYINDKKIEKTFVFTTRHIYYKNESMVMVVVDDITEIEEQRRELKEAISLKNKFLGTVTHDLRNPISAIQNVSWFLLDDSDKMTDEQRLFLKDIYEVSEYMSRLVDDLLEISRIESGKLELDIGYHDYAETIRESVMINQPLAVKKDIKMELTLSDKPLMLYYDRNKIMQVVNNLIGNAIKFSYKKTKISVKVTHRDRYLLTCVSDEGPGIPMDEIDQVFSEFSKLSTRPTENEKSTGLGLAIAKRIVDGHHGEIWVDSVESEGSHFFFSLPMDDAHK